A single Nocardioides bizhenqiangii DNA region contains:
- a CDS encoding FMN-binding glutamate synthase family protein, translating to MRKSLVFAPLAALGAVAARDLIQRDHAILRNFPVVGHARFLLEAVGPELRQYIVAGNDEERPFSRDQRRWVYASAKLQNNYFGFGTDNDFERSAGNVIVHHRTFGEEYPTHGTVGQEARLPSAKVLGGPRGRRHRFRPESVVNISAMSFGSLSGRAIEALNRGAADAGCLHNTGEGAVSPYHRQGGELVFQIGTAYFGCRDEKGRFSLPRLKELVDSAPIRALEIKLSQGAKPGLGGVLPAAKVSREISETRGVPMDQDCLSPSRHAAFGDVDSMLDFVETLAEETGLPVGIKSAVGDLAFWQTLTDLMTRDDRGVDFVTIDGGEGGTGASPLIFTDAVSLPFRLGFARAYGEFARRGLHEDVTFIGAGKLGLPDNAVVAFALGVDLVNVGREAMLAAGCIQAQRCHTGGCPTGVATQNPWLTRGLDPVAKGARVANYVRTLRRDLLKVAETCGVPHPSLIGPRSVEVVDALTDGRELEHIYGYEPTWGFPSAADCKQIADIMAATDEQEADTEGPPETAEEGPSSDEMEGDLPETGD from the coding sequence ATGAGGAAGTCCTTGGTGTTCGCTCCGCTGGCAGCTCTCGGTGCGGTCGCAGCCCGCGACCTGATCCAGCGGGACCACGCGATCCTGCGCAACTTCCCCGTCGTCGGACACGCCCGCTTCCTGTTGGAGGCGGTCGGTCCGGAGCTGCGGCAGTACATCGTCGCCGGGAACGACGAGGAGCGCCCGTTCAGCCGCGACCAGCGACGCTGGGTCTACGCATCCGCGAAGCTGCAGAACAACTACTTCGGGTTCGGCACGGACAACGACTTCGAACGCTCCGCGGGCAACGTCATCGTCCACCACCGGACGTTCGGCGAGGAGTACCCGACCCACGGCACCGTCGGCCAGGAGGCCCGGCTGCCCTCGGCGAAGGTGCTCGGCGGCCCGCGCGGCCGCCGCCACCGGTTCCGCCCGGAATCGGTGGTCAACATCTCGGCGATGAGCTTCGGGTCGCTCTCCGGGCGGGCGATCGAGGCGCTCAACCGCGGCGCCGCCGACGCCGGCTGCCTGCACAACACCGGCGAGGGCGCGGTGTCGCCGTACCACCGCCAGGGTGGCGAGCTGGTCTTCCAGATCGGTACGGCGTACTTCGGCTGCCGTGACGAGAAGGGCCGGTTCAGCCTGCCGCGGCTCAAGGAGCTGGTCGACAGCGCACCGATCCGGGCGCTGGAGATCAAGCTCAGCCAGGGCGCGAAGCCGGGGCTCGGCGGGGTGCTGCCGGCGGCGAAGGTCTCGCGGGAGATCTCCGAGACTCGGGGCGTGCCGATGGACCAGGACTGCCTCAGCCCGTCGCGGCACGCGGCGTTCGGGGACGTCGACTCGATGCTCGACTTCGTCGAGACGCTCGCCGAGGAGACCGGGCTGCCGGTCGGGATCAAGTCCGCGGTCGGCGACCTGGCCTTCTGGCAGACGCTGACCGACCTGATGACCCGCGACGACCGCGGCGTCGACTTCGTCACCATCGACGGCGGCGAGGGCGGCACCGGTGCCTCGCCGTTGATCTTCACCGACGCCGTGTCGCTGCCGTTCCGCCTGGGGTTCGCCCGGGCGTACGGCGAGTTCGCGCGCCGCGGTCTGCACGAGGACGTGACGTTCATCGGCGCCGGCAAGCTCGGGCTCCCCGACAACGCGGTCGTCGCCTTCGCGCTCGGCGTCGACCTGGTCAACGTGGGCCGTGAGGCGATGCTCGCGGCCGGCTGCATCCAGGCCCAGCGGTGCCACACCGGTGGCTGTCCCACCGGCGTCGCCACCCAGAACCCCTGGCTGACCCGTGGCCTGGACCCGGTCGCGAAGGGCGCGCGGGTGGCCAACTACGTGCGGACACTCCGGCGGGACCTGCTGAAGGTCGCGGAGACCTGTGGGGTCCCGCACCCGAGCCTCATCGGACCGCGATCGGTCGAGGTCGTCGACGCGCTCACCGACGGTCGCGAGCTCGAGCACATCTACGGCTACGAACCCACCTGGGGCTTCCCGTCCGCGGCCGACTGCAAGCAGATCGCCGACATCATGGCGGCGACCGACGAGCAGGAGGCCGACACCGAGGGGCCGCCCGAGACGGCCGAGGAGGGGCCCTCGAGCGACGAGATGGAGGGCGACCTCCCGGAGACGGGCGACTGA
- a CDS encoding FAD-dependent oxidoreductase: protein MTTQTESISYDVLVIGAGPSGLATAIAATRAGARVLVLERHQGTSTFPKATGVRPRTMEILRSWGLEQEVQAGGADLRLAAALSATLADRQQQDFSLGIPQPETLAALSPSVTAISPQDHLEPVLLAHLRSLGGAVRFHTELVELDQHDGGVSVRVRAVDDGAEERIEARYVVGADGGGSTVRRATGINEHQLGSEGEHLAVLFHGAVEERIRGHRYGLHIVTTPESGVFVPSGTPGRWVYDREWSADRDAQGVPTVEDHQAAIRMAAGMPDLDPEIVGVFRWTFGAAVAERMQNGRVFLVGDAAHRTTPRGATGMNTGIADGHNLGWKLGWVVRGWADEALLDSYGPERHPVGLRNALSSLEASDGGKPEDLAHDFGVVYPVPSGDAPAAQEYALPGAVTGARAPHAWVERDGRRVSLLDLYGNRLVLVTGRGGDAWRRAADELAGHGFPVAAAQLGHDLADPRGTAAGAYDLGDGSAVLVRPDGHIAWRADALPTLPLTDLAAAVHAALGWVPSNAPLGASR, encoded by the coding sequence ATGACCACTCAGACCGAATCCATCTCGTACGACGTCCTCGTCATCGGCGCCGGCCCGTCCGGCCTGGCCACCGCCATCGCAGCGACCCGCGCGGGCGCGCGGGTGCTGGTCCTCGAGCGGCACCAGGGCACGTCGACGTTCCCGAAGGCGACCGGCGTCCGCCCTCGCACCATGGAGATCCTGCGCTCGTGGGGGCTCGAGCAGGAGGTGCAAGCCGGAGGCGCCGACCTTCGGCTGGCAGCCGCGCTGTCCGCGACGCTCGCAGACCGGCAACAGCAGGACTTCTCCCTCGGCATCCCGCAGCCGGAGACGCTGGCCGCGCTGAGCCCCAGCGTCACCGCGATCAGCCCGCAGGACCACCTCGAGCCGGTGCTCCTGGCGCACCTGCGGTCGCTCGGCGGTGCCGTGCGGTTCCACACCGAGCTGGTCGAGCTCGACCAGCACGACGGAGGGGTGTCGGTCCGGGTCCGGGCCGTCGATGACGGCGCCGAGGAGCGGATCGAGGCCCGTTATGTGGTCGGTGCCGACGGTGGCGGTAGCACGGTGCGCCGCGCGACCGGCATCAACGAGCACCAGCTCGGCTCCGAGGGTGAGCACCTCGCGGTGCTGTTCCACGGTGCGGTCGAGGAGCGGATCCGCGGTCACCGCTACGGCCTGCACATCGTCACCACGCCCGAGTCGGGAGTGTTCGTGCCCTCGGGCACACCCGGCCGGTGGGTCTACGACCGCGAGTGGTCGGCGGACCGCGACGCGCAAGGTGTCCCTACCGTCGAGGACCACCAGGCCGCGATCCGGATGGCCGCCGGTATGCCCGATCTCGACCCTGAGATCGTGGGCGTGTTCCGCTGGACCTTCGGGGCCGCCGTCGCCGAGCGGATGCAGAACGGGCGGGTCTTCCTCGTCGGCGACGCCGCCCACCGGACGACGCCACGCGGAGCGACCGGGATGAACACCGGCATCGCTGACGGGCACAACCTCGGCTGGAAGCTCGGGTGGGTGGTTCGAGGCTGGGCCGACGAAGCGTTGCTCGACAGCTACGGTCCCGAGCGGCACCCGGTCGGGCTGCGCAACGCCCTGAGCTCGTTGGAGGCATCCGACGGCGGCAAGCCCGAGGACCTGGCCCACGACTTCGGCGTGGTCTACCCCGTGCCCAGCGGCGATGCTCCAGCAGCCCAGGAGTACGCGCTCCCGGGCGCCGTGACGGGGGCGCGGGCGCCGCACGCCTGGGTGGAGCGCGACGGGCGACGAGTCTCCCTGCTCGACCTGTACGGCAACCGGCTGGTGCTGGTCACCGGGCGGGGCGGCGACGCCTGGCGACGGGCCGCAGACGAGCTCGCCGGCCACGGCTTCCCGGTCGCGGCAGCTCAGCTGGGCCACGACCTCGCCGACCCGAGGGGAACGGCGGCGGGCGCCTACGACCTGGGCGACGGCTCCGCCGTCCTGGTGCGGCCGGACGGCCACATCGCCTGGCGCGCCGACGCCCTGCCCACCCTCCCCCTGACCGACCTGGCCGCCGCGGTCCACGCGGCGCTCGGCTGGGTGCCCTCGAACGCGCCGCTCGGCGCGTCCCGCTGA
- a CDS encoding cysteine dioxygenase family protein, which translates to MTITVTRATRGLTALVSDLDRAVREAAPGRDTVDAVSATLEPALCDETLLRPDQRVGDPGAYRQHLLHVAEDGAFSLVALVWLPGQATPIHDHLSWCVVGVHEGAEYETRYARTNEGLLVETVSGVAYGGDVDGLLPPGDIHRVTNAGTDLAISLHVYGADLSRVGSSIRRRYDDGLVARPAGIGR; encoded by the coding sequence ATGACCATCACCGTCACTCGCGCAACCCGAGGGCTCACCGCACTCGTGTCCGACCTCGACCGCGCGGTCCGTGAGGCGGCGCCGGGGCGGGACACGGTGGACGCGGTGTCCGCCACGCTCGAGCCGGCCCTCTGCGACGAGACCCTGCTCCGCCCCGACCAGCGCGTGGGCGACCCCGGGGCGTACCGGCAGCATCTGTTACACGTCGCCGAGGACGGCGCCTTCTCGCTCGTCGCCTTGGTCTGGCTGCCCGGCCAGGCCACACCGATCCACGACCACCTCTCATGGTGCGTGGTCGGCGTGCACGAGGGCGCGGAGTACGAGACCCGCTACGCCCGGACCAACGAGGGTCTCCTGGTCGAGACGGTCTCGGGCGTCGCCTACGGCGGGGACGTGGACGGACTGTTGCCGCCGGGCGACATCCACCGGGTGACCAACGCGGGCACGGACCTGGCCATCTCACTGCACGTCTACGGCGCGGACCTGAGCCGGGTCGGCTCCAGCATTCGCCGCCGCTACGACGACGGCCTGGTGGCGCGACCCGCCGGCATTGGGCGGTGA
- a CDS encoding ATP-binding protein, whose product MRVAGALIGRARELATLTEALAAAGRAKGRVVLVRGEAGIGKTRLVEELGERAPSHVVLTGRAVPGGGAYRPVAEALVGLLRSGTAVAPEALGPYRVPLGRLLPDWSEPGDRLGGQDADPALVLGEAVARFLAEVGRERPCLVVLEDLQWADADTVAVIVHLAAAVRGLPVLVVVTARDDEPGAYITSMLAKAPDVLHLVLGRLPDEAVAELAAELGVSIDPATLGRVTDQVDGLPLLIEELLADPNAVAGPVPPTFAALVGSRLGGLPESQRRVVTAAAVLGLAPDWSLLGRVIGVAEDDVLAALRAADEAHLLDARDAALRWRHALTRDAVLASLLPPERAVVARRAAQALRDRGRPDDDVAAAGILADAGAGLEAAELLLDVARKDISRGALHTAADLLDRAEAAGAAPAAVAAERVVQLCATGRAAEALGVGTLVLDRATGERHAELALRLARAAVLAGRWDDTTAYVERAGRPDDPRSPALLADAAHGAGQVEDAAAYAAAAVALADRSGTPADRCQALVVQARVARLHNVAASAEGFRTAAQLAAEHGLAALRVDALLGLGSLEALESETTTTLEVARAVAADVGLLGQVTGLDMMLGEHRLLVDGPQAVRELAEDLVERGSALRLPAAEVAGRYVLALAPAVAGRRDDLEHHLNGWATATAGPEAPFLSASARAFAALAVHDLGEACAILDQAITPLARHRSAAPLHQFGLWALLRTVVDDRGAEARETLRRLPAGVRRANRAALAYAGGVAAGRAGQVQAAAALVADAEEALTPLPWLRRTLRLVALESAVTEGWGDPVPLLRAGLAEHEAHAEEPAARTARDLLRRAGAPTRRGRGASAVPPRLAALGVTRRELDVLSLVAEGATNARIAERLFLSKRTVETHVSNLLLKTGTDRRDELARFSE is encoded by the coding sequence GTGCGCGTGGCTGGAGCCCTGATCGGGCGCGCACGCGAGCTTGCCACCCTTACCGAGGCGCTGGCGGCGGCTGGCCGGGCCAAGGGTCGCGTGGTGCTGGTTCGCGGTGAGGCCGGCATCGGCAAGACCCGGCTGGTCGAGGAGCTGGGTGAGCGGGCGCCGAGCCACGTCGTGCTGACCGGCCGCGCGGTACCGGGCGGCGGGGCCTACCGCCCGGTCGCCGAGGCGCTGGTCGGGCTGCTCCGCAGCGGGACCGCCGTGGCGCCTGAGGCGCTCGGCCCCTACCGGGTGCCGCTGGGACGGCTGTTGCCCGACTGGAGCGAGCCGGGTGACCGGCTCGGTGGGCAGGACGCGGACCCGGCCCTGGTCCTCGGTGAGGCGGTGGCGCGGTTCCTGGCCGAGGTCGGCCGGGAACGCCCCTGCCTGGTCGTGCTCGAGGATCTCCAGTGGGCGGACGCGGACACCGTCGCGGTCATCGTCCACCTGGCCGCCGCGGTGCGCGGGCTCCCGGTCCTCGTTGTCGTCACGGCTCGCGACGACGAGCCGGGCGCGTACATCACGAGCATGCTTGCGAAGGCACCGGACGTGCTGCACCTCGTCCTGGGCCGGCTCCCGGACGAGGCGGTGGCCGAGCTGGCGGCCGAGCTCGGCGTCTCCATCGACCCGGCCACGCTCGGCCGCGTCACCGACCAGGTTGACGGGCTACCGCTGCTCATCGAGGAGCTGTTGGCCGACCCGAATGCGGTCGCCGGACCCGTGCCGCCGACGTTCGCGGCGCTCGTCGGCTCCCGGCTCGGGGGCCTACCGGAGTCGCAGCGACGGGTGGTGACGGCGGCGGCGGTGCTGGGGCTGGCCCCGGACTGGTCCCTGCTGGGCCGCGTCATCGGCGTCGCGGAGGACGATGTGCTCGCGGCCCTGCGTGCCGCCGACGAGGCCCATCTCCTGGATGCCCGCGATGCCGCGTTGCGCTGGCGGCATGCGCTCACTCGAGACGCAGTCCTCGCCTCGTTGCTGCCGCCGGAGCGCGCGGTCGTGGCCCGACGGGCCGCGCAGGCGCTGCGGGACCGCGGACGGCCGGACGACGACGTGGCCGCCGCCGGGATCCTCGCCGACGCGGGAGCTGGTCTCGAGGCCGCGGAGCTGCTGCTGGACGTCGCCCGCAAGGACATCTCCCGGGGGGCGCTCCACACCGCCGCCGACCTGCTGGACCGGGCCGAGGCGGCCGGGGCGGCACCGGCTGCGGTCGCCGCCGAGCGGGTGGTTCAGCTCTGCGCCACCGGCCGCGCGGCGGAGGCACTCGGCGTGGGGACTCTGGTCCTGGACAGGGCAACTGGCGAGCGGCATGCCGAGCTGGCCCTGCGGCTGGCACGGGCCGCGGTGCTCGCCGGCCGGTGGGACGACACGACTGCATACGTCGAGCGCGCGGGCCGGCCCGACGACCCCCGCTCCCCTGCCCTGCTCGCTGACGCAGCGCACGGCGCCGGGCAGGTCGAGGACGCCGCGGCGTACGCCGCAGCTGCCGTGGCTCTCGCCGACCGGAGCGGCACGCCTGCCGACCGGTGCCAGGCCCTGGTGGTCCAGGCGCGGGTGGCCAGGCTCCACAACGTGGCCGCCTCCGCCGAGGGCTTCCGCACGGCGGCGCAGCTCGCGGCCGAGCATGGCCTCGCGGCGTTACGGGTGGATGCGCTGCTCGGGCTCGGCAGCCTCGAGGCGCTGGAGAGCGAGACGACCACGACCCTCGAGGTGGCCCGCGCGGTCGCGGCCGACGTGGGTCTGCTCGGCCAGGTCACCGGGCTGGACATGATGCTCGGGGAGCACCGGCTGCTGGTCGACGGCCCGCAGGCCGTGCGTGAGCTGGCGGAGGATCTCGTCGAGCGAGGCTCAGCACTGCGGCTGCCGGCGGCCGAGGTCGCCGGCCGGTACGTCCTCGCCCTGGCACCCGCCGTGGCCGGCCGGCGAGACGATCTAGAACACCACCTCAACGGCTGGGCGACCGCGACCGCCGGACCCGAGGCCCCGTTCCTCTCCGCCTCTGCACGTGCCTTCGCCGCCCTCGCCGTCCACGACCTGGGCGAAGCCTGCGCGATCCTCGACCAGGCCATCACCCCATTGGCACGGCACCGCTCGGCCGCCCCCTTGCACCAGTTCGGGCTCTGGGCCCTGCTGCGCACCGTCGTCGACGACCGGGGGGCCGAGGCGCGGGAGACCCTGCGCCGGCTGCCGGCGGGGGTCCGCCGGGCAAACCGCGCAGCCCTGGCCTACGCCGGGGGCGTCGCGGCCGGCCGGGCGGGGCAGGTCCAGGCGGCGGCAGCGCTGGTCGCCGACGCCGAGGAGGCGCTGACGCCGCTGCCCTGGCTGCGCCGAACGCTGCGCCTCGTCGCCCTCGAGAGCGCGGTCACCGAGGGCTGGGGTGACCCGGTGCCGCTGCTGCGTGCCGGCCTGGCCGAGCACGAGGCGCACGCCGAGGAGCCGGCCGCCCGCACGGCTCGCGACCTGCTGCGCCGTGCCGGCGCGCCTACTCGGCGCGGCCGCGGCGCTTCCGCCGTACCCCCGCGACTGGCCGCCCTCGGCGTGACCCGCCGCGAGCTCGATGTGCTCAGCCTCGTGGCCGAGGGCGCGACCAACGCGCGGATCGCCGAGCGGCTCTTCCTCTCCAAGCGCACCGTGGAGACCCATGTCTCCAACCTGCTGCTCAAGACCGGCACCGACCGCCGGGACGAGCTCGCGAGGTTCTCCGAGTAG